The Pseudomonas sp. Marseille-Q3773 DNA window CATCGTCGTCAAAGTCGCTGTAAGCGGTGGTCTTGCAGAGCATAGCCCTGTTCACGGTAGAAACGGAATCGCTCACGTGCCGATTGGCGGATGCCAGGTTCCTCGACGACGATCTCGGCCACCCGCTCGAACTGGCCAACGAAACCCGGCACACCGGTGCCCAGGTTGATCAGCAGGTCGCGATGGTCGCCGGCATCGTCGGCCAGGCCCAGGGCCACGCGCGCGTCAGCGTGCAGCTCTGCCAGGTCGTGGGGCACGAAGGCCTCGCCCTTGAAGCGCCACAGACGTTGGTCCAGCTGGTCGCGCTGGTCGGCATCCTGGCAATGCAGGTAGACCCGGTG harbors:
- a CDS encoding DNA polymerase III subunit chi, producing MSKVDFYILPTDSLPARLDFACKLCEKAWRLGHRVYLHCQDADQRDQLDQRLWRFKGEAFVPHDLAELHADARVALGLADDAGDHRDLLINLGTGVPGFVGQFERVAEIVVEEPGIRQSARERFRFYREQGYALQDHRLQRL